CGAGCCGATGTTCATATTGGCAGCAAGTTGTTCAGCGGCCGAAGCCATCAGGCGCTCCCCACACGGTCACCATAGTCATGCCCGTGCTCAGATAGGCGGAAAGCGGCGCTCTTGCGAGGGCCGCTTTCGGAAAATCGTCATCCCTGTCCGGACGTTCCCGGCGGAGGCGCAGCGAACCGCGCCCCCGACGGATGACGATATCGGATTTTAGGCCTTGGCCGCGGCGCGCTTGGCGCGAGCAGAGACCTTGTTGGCGTCGCCCAGCGGAGCCTTCGGCGCCGGGGCCTTGCCGCGCGCGGCGTTGCGCTTCTCGAGACGGGCGGCAGCCTTGGCTTCAGCCTCGATGCGCTCTTGCTTGACCGAACCGCCGGCGGCTTCCACCGCCTTGATGGCGCCGGCCGAGGCCGACCAGACCACCAGGTTCAGCTTGGCCTTCAGTTCGCCTTCGCCCAGGACGCGCACGCCGTCCTTGACGCGACGGATCACGCCGGCGGCGACCAGGGCCGCGCCGTTGATCTCGGCCTTGGCGTCCAGCTTGCCGCCGTCGATGGCTTCTTGCAGGCGCCACAGGTTGACTTCAGCCAGCTTGGGGGCGTTCGGCACGTTGAAGCCGCGCTTGGGCATACGCATGTACAGCGGCATCTGGCCGCCTTCGAAGCCGACCTTGCCGCCGCCCGAACGCGAGTTCTGGCCCTTGACGCCGCGACCGGCGGTCTTGCCCTTGCCCGAGCCCGGGCCACGGCCGACGCGCATGCGCTTCTTGGTTGCGCCTTCGTTGTCGCGGATTTCGTTCAGTTTCATTGCCTGATCCTTTCGGGTTCTAGCGCCAGGTCCGCCAGGCGGTCCTGACTCGGCGTTGGATAAATTGAAGGGCCGCTGATTAAGCGACCCGCGTCTGCATCGCAAGATGCTTCTTCATAAAGCGAGACGCCCTCCCCCGCGAACGGGAGAGGGCGAAGCGTCTTATTTCTCGACCACTTCCACCATGTGGGCGACCTTGGCGATCATCCCACGGACGGAAGGGGTGTCTTCCAGGGTCGACTCACGGCCGATCTGGTTGAGACCCAGGCCCACCAGGGTGGCGCGCTGATCGCCCTTGCGGCGGATCGGGCTGCCGACCTGACGGACGGTCACAGTCTTGTTCTCGGTCTTGGCCATCTATCAGCCCTCCACGGCTTCCGGCGCCGAAGCGCCGTCATTGCGGCGGCCCATCAGGTCGGACACCTTCTTGCCCCGCTTGGAGGCGATCTGGCGCGGCGACGACTGAACCTTCAGAGCTTCGAAGGTGGCGCGGATCATGTTGTACGGGTTCGACGAGCCGGTCGACTTGCCCACGACGTCCTGGACGCCGAGGGTTTCGAGGACTGCACGCATCGGACCGCCCGCGATGACGCCGGTGCCCGGAGGCGCCGCGCGCATCATGATCTTGCCGGCGCCCCAACGGCCGTTGCCGTCGTGGTGCAGGGTGCGGTTCTCGCGCAGCGGAACCTTGATCATGGTCTTCTTGGCTTCTTCGGTCGCCTTGCGGATGGCTTCCGGCACTTCGCGCGCCTTGCCATGACCGAAGCCGACGCGGCCTTTGCCGTCGCCGACGACCATCAAGGCCGCGAACGAGAACCGGCGGCCGCCTTTGACGGTCGCGGCCACGCGGTTGATGTGCACCAGCTTCTCGACGATGTCCGAATCCGGACCATCAACGGGAGCGTTGCGGTTGTCGCGACGGTTGCGGTCGCCGCCGCCGCGTTGGGGTTCACGAGCCATGCTTGCCGTTCCCTTAGAAGTTCAGGCCGGCTTCGCGCGCGGCTTCCGCCAACGCCTTGACCCGGCCGTGATAGATGTAGCCGCCACGGTCGAAGACGACGTCGGTGACGCCCTTCTCGATGGCGCGCTCGGCGATCAGCTTGCCGATCATGGCAGCGGCTGCGACGTCCGAACCCTTGGACCCCTTGCCGCCTTCCAGCGACGAGGCGGCAGCCACCGTGACGCCCTGGGCGTCGTCGATGATCTGGGCCGAGATGTTCTTGTCCGAACGGTGAACCGACAGGCGCAGGCGACCGTTGGCGACAGCCTTCAGGCGACGGCGAGTGCGCTCGGCGCGGCGCTTGGCTTGTTGTTGAAGAGAGAGAGCCATGACTTACTTCTTCTTGCCTTCCTTGCGCCGGACGAATTCGCCCTGGTAGCGCACGCCCTTGCCCTTATACGGCTCCGGCGGACGCATCTTGCGGATGACGGCGGCGATTTCACCAACGACCTGCTTGTCGGCGCCCGAGATCTTGATCTCGGTCTGCTTCGGCACAGCGAAGGTGACGCCTTCCGGCGGAGCGATGTCGACGTCGTGCGAGAAGCCGAGCTGCAGCGAGAGATCCTTGCCCTTCAGGGCGGCGCGGTAACCGACGCCGACCAGTTCCAGGGTCTTCTCGAAACCGTCGGTCACGCCGGTCACCATGTTGGCGACCAGGGTGCGCGACAGGCCCCACATGGCCTTGGCGCGCTGCGTGTCCGAACGCGGGGTCAGCGACAGTTCGTCGCCTTCCTGCTTGACTTCGATCTCTTCGGCGACGGTCCAGGAGCGTTCGCCCTTGGGACCCTTCACGGTGATGTCCTGGCCGTTGAGCGTGACAGTCACGCCCTTCGGCACAGCGATGGTTTTCTTGCCGATACGAGACATATCAGTAGACCCTGCACAGGACTTCGCCGCCGACGTTAGCGTCGCGCGCGGCGGCGTCAGACATGACGCCCTTCGAAGTCGAAAGGATCGAGATGCCGAGGCCGTTCTTGACCGGCTTCAGATCGCCGATGGCCGAATAGACGCGACGGCCGGGCTTCGACACGCGGGCGATCTCGGCGATCACCGGCTGGCCGTCGAAGTACTTCAGCTCAATCTCGAACTGCGGGAACTCGCCGGGGTTCTGAACCAGCGAATAGCCGCGGATGTAGCCCTCGTCCTGCAGCACGTCCAGGACGCGCTGGCGCAGGCGGGAAGCCGGGGTGAGCACCGTCGAACGCTTGCGGGTGGCCGCGTTCTTGATGCGAGCGATCATGTCGCTCAGGGGATCGTTGATCATCATGTCTGTTCGCTCCCCTTACCAGCTCGACTTCGTCAAGCCGGGGATCTGACCCATGTTGCCCAGCTCGCGCAGGGCCACACGGCTCATCTTGAGCTTGCGGTAGTAAGCCCGCGGACGACCCGTCACTTCGCAACGGTTGCGAATGCGGCTCGGAGCCGAGTTGCGCGGCAGAGCCGCCAGCTTCAAGCGCGCATCGAAACGCTCCTCAAGCGGCAAGCTCTCGTCGTTGGCGATAGCCTTCAGGGCGTCCCGCTTCGCGGCATACTTCGCAACCAGGGCCTTGACGGCTTCGTTGCGGTTTACGGCGCTTTTCTTAGCCATTGTTCTCTTCCCTTCCCGCTCAGTTCACGAACGGGAACTTGAACTCGGTGAGGAGAGCCTTGGCTTCCTCATCGGTCTTGGCCGTGGTGCAGACGATGATGTCCATGCCCCACATCTGATCGATCTGGTCGTAGTTGATCTCCGGGAACACGATGTGCTCCTTCAGACCCGTGGCGTAGTTGCCGCGACCGTCGAACGAGGTGCCCTTCAGGCCACGGAAGTCCTTCACGCGCGGCAGGGCGATCGTGATGAACCGGTCCAGGAACTCGTACATCTGGGCGCCACGCAGGGTGACCTTGCCGCCGATGATCATGCCTTCGCGCAGCTTGAAGCCGGCGATGGAGTTACGAGCCTTGGTCGGCACGGCCTTCTGACCGGCGATGGCCGTCAGGTCCTTGAGGGCCGCAGTGGCCTTCTTGGAGTCAGCGACGGCTTCACCGATGCCCATGTTCAGGACGATCTTGTCCAGCTTGGGAATCTGCATCTCGTTCGTGTAGCCGAACTTTTCCTTCAGGGCGCCGCGGATGCGGTCCTGATATTCGGTCTTGAGACGCGGCATGTACTTGGTGTCGGCCATCAGATGACGTCTCCCGTCGACTTGGCGAAGCGGACCTTCTTGTCCCCCTCGACCTTGAAGCCCACGCGGGTCGCCTTGCCGTTGCCGTCGACGATCGCGACGTTCGACAGGTGAAGCGAGGCTTCCTTGTGCTTGATGCCGCCTTGCGGGTCAGCCTGGGTCGGGCGCGTGTGGCGCTGGACCATGTTGACGCCTTGCACGACGACGCGGTTCTCGGTCGGCAGGACCCGGATCACCTGGCCGGTGCGGCCCTTGTCCTTGCCGGTGAGGACGACGACGTTGTCGCCCTTCTTGATCTTCGCGGCCATGGTTACAGGACCTCCGGAGCCAGCGAGATGATCTTCATGTGGTTCTTGGCGCGCAGCTCGCGCGGAACCGGGCCGAAGATACGGGTGCCGACAGGCTCGTTCTGCTTGTTGACGATGACGGCGGCCGACTTGTCGAAACGAATGACAGAGCCGTCCTTGCGTTGGATGTCCTTCGCGGTGCGCACGACGATGGCGCGAACGACGTCGCCCTTCTTCACGCGGCCACGCGGAATCGCTTCCTTCACCGAGGCGACGATGGTGTCGCCGATCGAGGCGTAACGGCGCTTAGAACCGCCGAGCACCTTGATGCACATGACCCGGCGAGCGCCCGAATTATCGGCGACCTCCAGGTTAGTTTGCATCTGGATCATGGGATCCGATCCTTCTTCTTACGAAGCCGAAGACGGGGAAATGATTTCCCAGCGCTTCAACTTGGACTTGGGGGCGCATTCGATAATGCGCGCGATATCGCCGACTTTGAGAGCGTTCGCCTCATCGTGAGCGTGGTAGTTCTTGGACTTACGAACCGTCTTGCGGAGCAGCGGGTGCAGCAGGGTGCGCTCGACCTTCACGACGACGGTCTTGTCGCCCTTGTCGGAGACGACCACGCCTTCAAGAATGCGTTTGGGCATCGGTGTTTCCTTACGAGGCCGCACGCTTCTCGCGCAGAAGCGTCGAGATGCGAGCGATGTCCTTGCGCACTTCCGAGACCCGGTGGGTCTTTTCCATCTGGCCGGTAGCGGCCTGGAAGCGCAGGTTGAACTGTTCCTTCTTGAGCTTCAGCAGCTCGTCGGACAGTTGGTCGACGGTTTGCGACCGGAGATCGGCGATCTTGGTCATTAGGCGGCTTGCTCCGTAACGATGCCGGCGTCCAGGCGGGTGACCACCTTGGTGCGGATCGGCAGCTTGGCGGCGCCGAGGCGCAGCGCTTCACGAGCCACGTCGTCCGGCACGCCGTCGATTTCGAACATGATGCGGCCCGGGGCCACGCGAGCGGCCCAATGGTCCACCGCGCCCTTGCCTTTACCCATCCGCACTTCGGCCGGCTTGCCGGAGACCGGCACGTCGGGGAAGATACGGATCCAGACGCGGCCCTGACGCTTCATCTGACGGGTGATCGCGCGGCGAGCCGCTTCGATCTGACGCGCCGTGATGCGCTCCGGCTCGACGGCCTTCAGACCGTAGGAGCCGAAGTTCAGCGAGAAACCACCCTTGGACGAGCCGTGGATGCGGCCTTTGAAGGCCTTGCGGTACTTGGTCTTTTTCGGTTGCAACATGGCCTATCAGCCCTCACGACCACGGCGAGGACCGCGATCACCGCGGGGGCCGCCACGGCCTTCGTTGGACGACGGACCCGAGGCTTCCTGGGCCCAGCGCTTGTCCTGAGCCATCGGGTCGTGCTCGAGCACTTCACCCTTAAACACCCAGACCTTCACGCCAATGATGCCGTAGGTCGTCTTGGCTTCATAGAAGCCATAGTCGATGTCGGCGCGCAGGGTGTGCAGCGGCACGCGACCTTCGCGGTACCACTCCATCCGAGCGATTTCGGCGCCGCCCAGACGGCCCGAGACGTTGATGCGGACGCCCTTGGCGCCCAGGCGCATGGCCGACTGCATCGAACGCTTCATGGCGCGGCGGAACGCGATACGGCGCTCCAGCTGCTGAGCGATGTTCTCGGCGATCAGCTGAGCGTCGGTTTCCGGCTTGCGGACCTCGACGATGTTCAGGTGAACTTCGCCTTCGGTGCGAGCGGCGATGTCCTTGCGCAGCTTCTCGATGTCAGCGCCCTTCTTGCCGATCACGACACCCGGACGGGCGGCGTAGATCGTCACGCGGCACTTCTTGTGCGGACGCTCGATGATGATGCGCGACACGCCAGCGGCCGACAGGCGTTCCTTCAGCCACGTGCGCAGCTTCAGGTCCTGATGGAGCAGTTTGGCGTAGTCGGCGCCGCCGGCGAACCAGCGGCTGTCCCACGTGCGGTTCACGCCGAGGCGCAGACCGATCGGATTGATTTTCTGACCCATCAGGCGGCCTCACCTGCTTCGCGAACCACGATGGTGATTTCGCTGAACGGTTTCAGGATGCGCGACGAGCGGCCGCGAGCACGGCTCGCGAAACGCTTCATCACCAGGTTCTTGCCCACGAAGGCCTCGGCGACGACCAGGTTGTCGATGTCGAGGTTGTGGTTGTTCTCGGCGTTCGAGACGGCCGAGTACAGGACCTTGCGGACGTCGCCGGCGATGCGCTTGCGGCTGAATTCCAGCTCGTTGAGAGCCTTCTGCACCGGCAGGCCGCGGATCGATTGAGCCACCAGGTTCAGCTTCTGCGGGCTGATACGGACGTTGACCAGCTTGGCGCGGGCCTCGGTCGCAGCAACGCGACGGGGGTTCTTGGTCTGGGCCATGGATTACTTCCTCTTGGCCTTCTTGTCCGCCGCGTGGCCCGGGAAGTTCCGGGTCGGGGCGAACTCGCCGAACTTCATGCCGACCATTTCTTCGGAGACCGACACCGGCACATGCTTCTGGCCGTTGTGGACGCCGAACGTCAGACCGACGAACTGCGGCAGGATGGTGGAGCGGCGCGACCAGGTCTTGATCACGTCCTTGCGGCCCGACGATTGAGCGGCGTCGGCCTTCTTGAGCAGATACCCGTCGACAAACGGGCCTTTCCAGGAGGAGCGGGCCATTCTTAGCGAGCCTTCTTCACGTGGCGAGTACGGATGATGAACTTATCCGTAGCCTTGTTCTTGCGGGTGCGGGTGCCCTTGGTGTCCTTGCCCCACGGCGTAACCGGGGTACGACCACCAGAGGTCCGGCCTTCACCACCACCATGCGGGTGGTCGATCGGGTTCATGGCGACGCCGCGGACGTGCGGACGCCAGCCCATGTGACGCTTGCGACCAGCCTTGCCCAGGTTCTGGTTCATGTGCTCGGGGTTCGACACCGCGCCGACCACGGCCAGGCACGAGTCCAGAACCATGCGCAGTTCGCCCGAGCCGAGACGGATCTGGGCGTAGCCCTGGTCGCGACCGACCAGTTGGGCGTAGGCGCCGGCCGAACGGGCCAGCTGAGCGCCCTTGCCCGGCTTCATCTCCACGTTGTGGATGATGGTGCCGACCGGCATCGAACGCAGGGGCATGGCGTTGCCCGGCTTCACGTCGACCTTTTCACCCGCGACGATGGTGTCGCCGGCGTGCAGGCGCTGA
Above is a window of Brevundimonas naejangsanensis DNA encoding:
- the rplB gene encoding 50S ribosomal protein L2, giving the protein MALKHYNPTSPGRRALVLVDRSELHKGRPEKSLTEGLTKSGGRGQGGRIAVRFRGGGAKKLYRKIDFKRRKFDVVGTVERLEYDPNRTAFIALVNYADGEKTYIIAPQRLHAGDTIVAGEKVDVKPGNAMPLRSMPVGTIIHNVEMKPGKGAQLARSAGAYAQLVGRDQGYAQIRLGSGELRMVLDSCLAVVGAVSNPEHMNQNLGKAGRKRHMGWRPHVRGVAMNPIDHPHGGGEGRTSGGRTPVTPWGKDTKGTRTRKNKATDKFIIRTRHVKKAR
- the rpmC gene encoding 50S ribosomal protein L29, which gives rise to MTKIADLRSQTVDQLSDELLKLKKEQFNLRFQAATGQMEKTHRVSEVRKDIARISTLLREKRAAS
- the rpsN gene encoding 30S ribosomal protein S14 gives rise to the protein MAKKSAVNRNEAVKALVAKYAAKRDALKAIANDESLPLEERFDARLKLAALPRNSAPSRIRNRCEVTGRPRAYYRKLKMSRVALRELGNMGQIPGLTKSSW
- the rplE gene encoding 50S ribosomal protein L5 codes for the protein MADTKYMPRLKTEYQDRIRGALKEKFGYTNEMQIPKLDKIVLNMGIGEAVADSKKATAALKDLTAIAGQKAVPTKARNSIAGFKLREGMIIGGKVTLRGAQMYEFLDRFITIALPRVKDFRGLKGTSFDGRGNYATGLKEHIVFPEINYDQIDQMWGMDIIVCTTAKTDEEAKALLTEFKFPFVN
- the rpsH gene encoding 30S ribosomal protein S8 is translated as MMINDPLSDMIARIKNAATRKRSTVLTPASRLRQRVLDVLQDEGYIRGYSLVQNPGEFPQFEIELKYFDGQPVIAEIARVSKPGRRVYSAIGDLKPVKNGLGISILSTSKGVMSDAAARDANVGGEVLCRVY
- the rplX gene encoding 50S ribosomal protein L24, which translates into the protein MAAKIKKGDNVVVLTGKDKGRTGQVIRVLPTENRVVVQGVNMVQRHTRPTQADPQGGIKHKEASLHLSNVAIVDGNGKATRVGFKVEGDKKVRFAKSTGDVI
- the rplR gene encoding 50S ribosomal protein L18: MALSLQQQAKRRAERTRRRLKAVANGRLRLSVHRSDKNISAQIIDDAQGVTVAAASSLEGGKGSKGSDVAAAAMIGKLIAERAIEKGVTDVVFDRGGYIYHGRVKALAEAAREAGLNF
- the rpsE gene encoding 30S ribosomal protein S5, with amino-acid sequence MAREPQRGGGDRNRRDNRNAPVDGPDSDIVEKLVHINRVAATVKGGRRFSFAALMVVGDGKGRVGFGHGKAREVPEAIRKATEEAKKTMIKVPLRENRTLHHDGNGRWGAGKIMMRAAPPGTGVIAGGPMRAVLETLGVQDVVGKSTGSSNPYNMIRATFEALKVQSSPRQIASKRGKKVSDLMGRRNDGASAPEAVEG
- the rplF gene encoding 50S ribosomal protein L6 → MSRIGKKTIAVPKGVTVTLNGQDITVKGPKGERSWTVAEEIEVKQEGDELSLTPRSDTQRAKAMWGLSRTLVANMVTGVTDGFEKTLELVGVGYRAALKGKDLSLQLGFSHDVDIAPPEGVTFAVPKQTEIKISGADKQVVGEIAAVIRKMRPPEPYKGKGVRYQGEFVRRKEGKKK
- the rplP gene encoding 50S ribosomal protein L16, whose amino-acid sequence is MLQPKKTKYRKAFKGRIHGSSKGGFSLNFGSYGLKAVEPERITARQIEAARRAITRQMKRQGRVWIRIFPDVPVSGKPAEVRMGKGKGAVDHWAARVAPGRIMFEIDGVPDDVAREALRLGAAKLPIRTKVVTRLDAGIVTEQAA
- the rpsS gene encoding 30S ribosomal protein S19; the protein is MARSSWKGPFVDGYLLKKADAAQSSGRKDVIKTWSRRSTILPQFVGLTFGVHNGQKHVPVSVSEEMVGMKFGEFAPTRNFPGHAADKKAKRK
- the rplN gene encoding 50S ribosomal protein L14, with protein sequence MIQMQTNLEVADNSGARRVMCIKVLGGSKRRYASIGDTIVASVKEAIPRGRVKKGDVVRAIVVRTAKDIQRKDGSVIRFDKSAAVIVNKQNEPVGTRIFGPVPRELRAKNHMKIISLAPEVL
- the rpsC gene encoding 30S ribosomal protein S3, encoding MGQKINPIGLRLGVNRTWDSRWFAGGADYAKLLHQDLKLRTWLKERLSAAGVSRIIIERPHKKCRVTIYAARPGVVIGKKGADIEKLRKDIAARTEGEVHLNIVEVRKPETDAQLIAENIAQQLERRIAFRRAMKRSMQSAMRLGAKGVRINVSGRLGGAEIARMEWYREGRVPLHTLRADIDYGFYEAKTTYGIIGVKVWVFKGEVLEHDPMAQDKRWAQEASGPSSNEGRGGPRGDRGPRRGREG
- the rplV gene encoding 50S ribosomal protein L22; its protein translation is MAQTKNPRRVAATEARAKLVNVRISPQKLNLVAQSIRGLPVQKALNELEFSRKRIAGDVRKVLYSAVSNAENNHNLDIDNLVVAEAFVGKNLVMKRFASRARGRSSRILKPFSEITIVVREAGEAA
- the rpmD gene encoding 50S ribosomal protein L30; the encoded protein is MAKTENKTVTVRQVGSPIRRKGDQRATLVGLGLNQIGRESTLEDTPSVRGMIAKVAHMVEVVEK
- the rpsQ gene encoding 30S ribosomal protein S17; this translates as MPKRILEGVVVSDKGDKTVVVKVERTLLHPLLRKTVRKSKNYHAHDEANALKVGDIARIIECAPKSKLKRWEIISPSSAS